In a single window of the Zea mays cultivar B73 chromosome 5, Zm-B73-REFERENCE-NAM-5.0, whole genome shotgun sequence genome:
- the LOC100274648 gene encoding uncharacterized protein LOC100274648: protein MAPSISVGAAAPSRAAGASTKKSADEVELLRRRNAELEREVAALRLELGAARRRAETAEEAEERLCVQLGDAEVEALELARAYQAHVHELARELAAARAAPARPAR, encoded by the coding sequence ATGGCGCCGTCCATCTCCGTCGGCGCCGCGGCGCCGTCCCGTGCAGCGGGCGCGAGCACGAAGAAGAGCGCGGACGAGGTGGAGCTCCTGCGGCGGCGGAACGCGGAGCTGGAGCGGGAGGTGGCGGCGCTGCGGCTGGAGCTGGGCGCGGCGCGGCGCCGCGCCGAGACGGCGGAAGAGGCCGAGGAGCGGCTGTGCGTGCAGCTCGGCGACGCCGAGGTGGAGGCGCTCGAGCTCGCGCGCGCCTACCAGGCCCACGTCCACGAGCTCGCCAGGGAGCTCGCCGCCGCGCGCGCGGCCCCGGCACGCCCGGCCAGATAG
- the LOC100283921 gene encoding uncharacterized LOC100283921 precursor — protein MARVFRGSLLLMSPAAAAAAAAAAGAKKAASTKPRAPAGITKPMPVSEAFRRFAGGAREVARSEAIKLVWTHIKAHGLQNPSNKTEINCDATLKSLFGGRDKIGMMEVSKLLSPHFLKN, from the exons ATGGCTAGGGTTTTTCGCGGGTCCCTCCTCCTGAtgtccccggcggcggcggcggcggcggcggcggcggcaggggccaaGAAGGCGGCCTCcacgaagccgagggcgccggCCGGGATCACGAAGCCGATGCCGGTCTCCGAAGCGTTCCGCAGGTTCGCCGGCGGCGCGCGCGAGGTCGCACGCTCCGAGGCCATCAAGCTCGTCTGGACCCACATCAAGGCCCACGGCCTCCAG AACCCGTCCAACAAAACCGAGATCAACTGTGACGCGACGCTCAAGAGCTTGTTTGGTGGGAGGGACAAGATCGGGATGATGGAGGTCTCGAAGCTACTGAGCCCTCACTTCCTGAAGAACTAG